Proteins from a single region of Hordeum vulgare subsp. vulgare chromosome 6H, MorexV3_pseudomolecules_assembly, whole genome shotgun sequence:
- the LOC123401675 gene encoding uncharacterized protein LOC123401675, giving the protein MAAAAAGGVPAREEEGFGERELEVAAILADLPSIVRACNRRRRQQQKQDARPEIPSWGRRRPRRAPAAPPAEKPPAAAADDDGGRSEGVASPDTPLAFPEDGEHDEATEAAAAEDAAAKACAQDKWAREQRGVVASLSHDNAHLLKQIEDFRARLQTSRSTNDSLKQIHQSKHKKRHRPEEEEEERRRWRPQSRAADRPALDLNEPAEADAEDSRPPQTAAAPAAAQWVHRGPHQQQQQLMQMQHKAARRRRQEIRRAKAAAGRTRRQR; this is encoded by the exons ATGGCGGCCGCGGCGGCGGGGGGCGTGCCGgcgcgggaggaggaggggtTCGGCGAGCGAGAGCTCGAGGTGGCCGCCATTCTCGCCGACCTGCCGTCCATCGTGCGGGCCtgcaaccgccggcgccggcagCAGCAGAAGCAGGACGCGCGGCCGGAGATCCCCTCGTGGGGCCGGCGCCGGCCGCGGAGGGCCCCCGCGGCCCCGCCGGCCGAGAAGCCGCCCGCCGCGGCGGCCGATGATGACGGCGGCAGGAGCGAGGGCGTCGCCAGCCCGGACACCCCGCTCGCCTTCCCCGAGGACGGCGAGCACGACGAGGCCACCGAGGCCGCCGCCGCGGAGGACGCCGCCGCCAAGGCCTGCGCGCAGGACAAG TGGGCGCGGGAGCAGCGCGGCGTGGTGGCGAGCTTGTCCCACGACAACGCCCATCTCCTAAAG CAAATCGAGGACTTCAGGGCCCGGCTGCAGACCTCGCGGAGCACCAACGACAGCCTCAAGCAGATTCACCAGAGCAAG CACAAGAAGCGTCaccggccggaggaggaggaggaggagcggcggAGATGGAGGCCGCAGTCGCGCGCCGCCGACCGGCCGGCGCTGGACCTCAACGAGCCGGCGGAGGCCGACGCCGAGGACAGCAGGCCGCCGCAAACTGCCGCCGCTCCGGCGGCGGCGCAGTGGGTCCACCGAGGGcctcaccagcagcagcagcagctgatGCAGATGCAGCACaaggcggcgcggcggcggcggcaggagaTCCGGCGGGCCAAGGCCGCGGCGGGCAGGACGCGGCGGCAAAGATAA